The Liolophura sinensis isolate JHLJ2023 chromosome 6, CUHK_Ljap_v2, whole genome shotgun sequence genomic sequence CAGAATGCTGTCAATGCTCAACAACCTCTTGATGTAACATTCACCAAAGCTTTAAATGCAAACAAATATTCAATAGGGAGAAAAAGTACATCTACATTTTAAGAGAGGGGCCGACTTCATATGTAGCAGAATTGATTACGGTAGGATGTAGAATTCAAGCTTTAAAAAAACACTATCATGGAAGACAAACGACAGCTGTGTTGGAAGCAGCATCTTTTCCCATAAATAACAACATCTGAGTCTTTTCCTTCTGTTTCCAAGTAACTTTCAAGATGAGacattttcaataatttatCATGGGGAAATATTAAAGAGGTGGTTTTTTTCCGTTTGTGCTCTTCCTGTGCTGCcaactttttaaaacaaagttGTTTCTGAAAGCAAATCAATAATTCAAAGGTGTTTGAGACATTTTTGCCAGAGAtcgataaatacaacaaaaattaGGTGTgggcagaaaaaatatttatttttatttttctgtttttgttgttgaacCGTGTGACTGATTTGACGTCATGTGAAAATGTATTGTAAGGTCTAGTGCGAATTATAATGCAGTGGCATGGAAAATAAAGACCTACCTTTGCATGCTGTGTGGAGTTAGTGGCATATACGACACTAGATGCGTGGGCGGTAGTATCTGGAGTGAGCTTATGTCTTCTCCATGGAGATTGGAGTCTGTGAAGCATGAAGCATATATACCGCTACTGATTCAGTGTATTAACCATGAACGTGTTTTAAGAAATGGGATGTGGAATAACATGAATGCTAATGACATAACGCAAAGGTTAAGGCTTCCCATCACTTCCCGTCTGCCACTTATTCGGTGGTCATCGAATCAGGCAAGAACCAACtcatgtctgttttgtttatgtgtGTCCTGGTGTTACTTGGAATTAAAATAGACGTCTATCTTAAACCTTTTGTCAggtgttactacatgtattttctgtgtatttGTCCAACCTTAACCCACGGGCTCACCGTTGTATCCACCATGCGTGATCGCCAAAATAATAGTAGATTAGACCTATACttgaacatcaaacaaataaaaaataaatgaattagagCCGAATGAGGCTTAAACATAGGCGACATTGAATAGCACGAGTTTTCGGGCACCTGCTGTTGTCAGTGATAAAAAAgacagtgttttgtatacatcagTGTTAGAAAGCGGATTATAAGCAAAAACGGATGATATATGGGTGACATACAAATTTAAACCATAGTTTTTTATTCGACAGGTCCGCTCAAATTTAAAGGATTTATCATAGGAAGGACCAACTTCTTTGttatgttgaaggaccaacagttatttgtatatatagacTTTAATATCTCTTTTCGATTTGTCTGTCAGTAGAAaagagtatttgaaaatattttggtatGGTGATTATTTGGGACCATCTCTGAATAAGGACGTCATAAATGTCTAATAAATCTTCACCTTTAAGCACATTTACGTCAGGTTTTTTTGTACGccatatttatatactgttaaTATTTAGCATACTAAACTCGATTATGTGCCCTCATACCAAGTCCTCCGTTTGTGCACATGACTAGAAAGCAAAGTGACGAACGTCGTAGTGATTTTAACGCTACACGTAGGCTACGGATACGCTTTTGGCACATAATTACCACGATAAAGTCTATATTTCATTAGTTGAAAACATCTCTCCAAAAAAGGgaaatgtatttgtgtacacAGTTTTTACTGGTGTCTCTGATGACTGTAACTCCATTTTTGAAGGatgaaatgatttattatttCCCATGACTGTTTCCATAGCACAAACATATATGATTTCGTGTTAACACACCCCTATTTTTCCATTCTAACTATATTTCCTGCATGGTGAAAACAGCTATCTCAACGGATTACAGCGTGGCAATGCAGTTAGttaattttacatcatttatatcatactcACAACAGAGCCTTAAAAATATGTCTCCTCCTTTGTTGGGATCAGAATTAATTCTCGACAGGAGTGTTGTCCcttttacatgtagctcttctGCCTTAGCTGGTTATAAGTGGTTACCGGTACCTGACAGGCAGGAAGTGGCTGATTGAAGTGTCGAATAGTTGATAGTAATCGGGGATTACTTCAGTCCCATTTTTGTTGACAAGACGTCTAGGAAAGGATGTGTGACTTGTCTTTGATGTTTCTTTGGTTAAATTGTATGTTTTATCACCAAGCATGGCAATACAAAATAATCTAGTCGACATGATGCACCGACTACCGCGGTAACTCAGTGACCTGTACTAGCCCACATGATAGCAGCACCGACCCGCAGAAAACAGACTGTGTTTTAATAACGGTGCAAAGGGAAAGTGCTATAGGCATATTTATTGGCAGCTGACGTGGTTGTATTGACATCAACCAGAAGACATTCTTACGATTATGCCTCGTCGTAAACAGATTTCGTCTTTAAAATCCGCTTGTATGGATAGTATAGCTAAACATTTTGACAGCTATTGGTGCTGTGGTGATAATGCAGTTTTGTTCGACACGCCAAGGTTGATGTACGTCATTGGGCCCTTCGAACATCTGTGTAAGTCATGGTTTCACTAGGTATTCTAAACTCATAGTAAGTTTGACTGGGTAGGAATAAGTCCATCTGGGTTGAATGTATAGTGTTACCATTCTTATTTTAACATTCTTACAGTCATTGTGACTGAATGAATGCCATCATTTTAATGTgtgcatttatatatgtatgtgtatgcatgtaaaactaTTGCATGAagacaattttaatttttattattttattttcagctgACGACTTATTGCAGCAGTTGATCCAGAGACTGGTAgagaaaaaattattacaacGTCATCACTTTCAGCTCCTTATCCACTCCCAACTAAAGTCTTTAAACCTTGGAATATGTGATGCTTCAGCCAATCATAGCTCTGTCATTGACATGATTGCCACGAGGTGCCAGGTAGGCTAACAGAAGTATTCAATTTTCAACGAATAAGATTTAATTGGCTATCTGATTTAATACAAGCcagccttcaaataattgaagAATCATTCCAGGTAAATGCCCTACGCTGTGTTTTCAGTACACGCATTATTTGTGTTGATATTGAATAGAATTCTGAATGTAAGATGAGATGAATTTTGGTTTGTAAATACGAGTTAAAAgctgtgatatttttttattgaaaaagaGGTGAAAATATTTTCGCTTACATGAGTTAATAAGAAGTGCTTTCTTCGATCTTGATCGTTGTtaaactgtttatgtatgtctttgttatgtttttttatttttcaacagaaTTTAACATCCTTGAATATCTCCAGGGTGAAGAATGTTCAACCAAAAGTTTTATGTGGATTGATTTCCAGTCTGCCTCTGATCAAGTCCTTGAACCTGGATAACACAAAGTGTGATGACAAAGCCATGTTGTGTATTGCTAAGACCTGCAGACAGCTGAAGGATCTCAGTATCAGTGGATGTCTAGTGAGAGACAAAGGTGTGTTGCACATGTGTTCTGAGGCCGCATGTCCTGAACTTGTCAGCTTTAATATTGGCTCCAATCATGTTGCGCCTGATAGTGTGGCAACGTTGTTGCAATGTAGATCAAAACTAGTGTTTCTTGGATACCCAGATCTTTGCGCAGCACTTGAAGTGTTGTACAAGGATACATTTCGGTCAGGTGACAATGTACCACCTCACCAGTGGCACAAGCTTACAGTATTAACAGGTACTGGACTAGACTCGGGTGCTGTACTGGAGCAGAGCATAGAGTTGTCCGTTGCATATTGTCCTTTCGTCACCCAGGTTCGTCTGTTCCAACTGTTAAATACACAGCACTTAAGTCATCTGTCACAGCTGCAACACATGCGTACACTGGAGATCGGCTGTGAGTCTGGGAACTTTGTTGCTGGAATAGCCCCTCTGTTGGTCAGTATGGGGCACAatcttctctctctctcattaCATGGAATTTGTGATGTTGATTTATTGTTGCTCGGACAGTGTTGTAAAAACCTCCGTAAACTACATTTGTCCTTACCTGAAATGCGGCAGAACTCTACTGGCACATATATGAGCGCAGTAAACTCAAACACTTCTTCTTTTAGCAAACTGAAGGAGTTGTGTTTCATATTTTCTTCAGATTCTGATGAATACAATTTATCTGAAGACATTAtgaagttaatatttataaacatgacCAATATTGTctctatacatatgtacaatgttcATAGTTTGAATGACGCAGTAATCACGGCTGCAGTTGAGAAACATGGGTTCCCTTGCCTGGAGAGGCTCTACACTGAGCTGTGTGACAGCCTCACTTCAGAGTCAGCTTTTCTGTTAATGGACTGTGACAATCCACTCCGTGATATTGCCTTTCATAATTGTAGT encodes the following:
- the LOC135468851 gene encoding uncharacterized protein LOC135468851; translation: MPRRKQISSLKSACMDSIAKHFDSYWCCGDNAVLFDTPRLMYVIGPFEHLSDDLLQQLIQRLVEKKLLQRHHFQLLIHSQLKSLNLGICDASANHSSVIDMIATRCQNLTSLNISRVKNVQPKVLCGLISSLPLIKSLNLDNTKCDDKAMLCIAKTCRQLKDLSISGCLVRDKGVLHMCSEAACPELVSFNIGSNHVAPDSVATLLQCRSKLVFLGYPDLCAALEVLYKDTFRSGDNVPPHQWHKLTVLTGTGLDSGAVLEQSIELSVAYCPFVTQVRLFQLLNTQHLSHLSQLQHMRTLEIGCESGNFVAGIAPLLVSMGHNLLSLSLHGICDVDLLLLGQCCKNLRKLHLSLPEMRQNSTGTYMSAVNSNTSSFSKLKELCFIFSSDSDEYNLSEDIMKLIFINMTNIVSIHMYNVHSLNDAVITAAVEKHGFPCLERLYTELCDSLTSESAFLLMDCDNPLRDIAFHNCSCISLQDIHCLKSRCRAQNLQVQLSWE